Part of the Pseudobdellovibrionaceae bacterium genome is shown below.
AAGGCGAGTACAATCAGGCCATAAAAATTTACACAAGAATAAGCGACAACTACCCCGGCAAAGATTGGGCGCATGAAGCTCGTTACCGCCTAGGATTGGTGAAGTTTCGCCAACAAAAATATGACGAAGCCAAGCCGTTGTTTGAAGGCTATTTGGCAAATCCCAATCGCGAAGAATTTCGCTTGAGTGCAATGCATTGGCTCTGGCGATCAGAATTAGAACTGAAATCTGAAAAAGCAGCCACGGTGGCACAGCAGTTGGTGAAAGAGTATCCGCTCACCTATTATGGATTGCGGGCTCGTGCCGAACTCAATGGGGGACAGCTGGAGTGGTCTGATGAGACTCACGCTCCACTCAAAGCCGAGATGTGGCTCACAGACAGTGAGCAACAAAGCTTTGATCGGTTTAAGCTTTTGCTGCAAGCCGGATGGCTAAAGGCCGCGCAGACCGAGCTCAGAAGTTTGCCAGATCCTTTGTCTGCTGAAGAAAGGCTTTTACGGGCTCGATTATTTGCCGCATCCATGGACTATTTCACAGCCATTCAGTGGACGCAGAAAAGTTGGGAAGACAATCCTGGGTTGAGGGTGAAGCGATTTTTACCGCTGGTGTTTCCAAAGGAGTTTTCAAATCTCGTAGAAACTCAATCTGAAAAATACGAAGTGGAGCCACTGCTTGTATACGGTTTGATAAAACAAGAAAGTTCGTTTCGCACCAACGCGATAAGCCCTGCGCGGGCCATGGGATTAATGCAGCTCATGCCGGGCACAGCGCGTGATGTGGCTCGTTACAATCGTACGGGGTCTGTGCAGTTGCCAGATGACATGTTCGATCCTGAAAAAAACGTGTATTTCGGGACAAGTTATTTAAAGCGCATGATTCGGGCCTTTGATGGACATGTTCCGTTGGCTTTGGCCGCCTACAATGTGGGCATTGGAAACATGCGACGGTTTTTACGGGGCCGGGATGAACTGTCAGAGCTAGGTAAAAAACAAACCTCTCACTACCTGCACGAAGTGTGGGTGGATGAGTTGCCTTGGGAAGAAACCAGTTTTTATGTGAAGGCCATCATGCGAAACTTGCTTGTCTACAGAATGCTTGAGCAAAACAGCGTGGGTCTTGCCGATCCTCTTTGGGCACCCGTGGTGATGCAGACTCCCCTTGAGGCCTCACACCCCAATGATGCAAAGCCAAAACCTGGCCCTTGATCGGTCGAGCCCCCCGTCCTCAGCCCTATTGCCTTGCGGCATGATTGCTCTAGATTATGGGGTAGGTTAGGATGAAGTTTGAGAGTATCACAGCTTATTTGGGATCTTTCAAAAGATTGGGGTTAGTTTAATGGCAGTATGGTTGAAGTATGCGGCGCCGTTGGTGGCGGCGTCAGTGGGCCTTTCGGGTTGTTCAACTTTTCGGCAAGCTAAAACGGGCAATGATGACCGAGAGGTTGAAATTCGCCATGAGTTTTATCAGCAAAACCCGCAGGCCGAAGAGCAAGAAGTCACGGGGCAGGCCGCATCAATTCCCTTAGTGGTAAATCCAAAGGTCAACCAATGGATCAATTATTTTCAAGGTCGAGGTCGACCTCATATGGAGCGGTACCTAAGGCGCTCCAGTCGCTATTTGCCAAAAATGAAATCCGTGTTGCGAGAGCGGGGCCTTCCTGAGGAATTAGTCTATGTGCCTTTAATTGAATCGGGATTTAACCCAGTAGCACACAGTCACGCCAGTGCCGTGGGTTACTGGCAGTTTATTAGAAGTACTGGCAAGCGATACAACCTTCGAATCGATGGCTATGTGGACGAGCGACGGGATTTTGTGATGTCCACCGAGGCCGCAGCCAATTATTTTTCAGCCCTTTACAGTCTTTTCGGAGATTGGTACTTGGCCCTGGCCGCCTATAACACTGGTGAAAATCGCGTTAAACGAGCCACCATGCGCTATCACACACGAGACTTCTGGGAGCTGGCAGAGGGAAGGAGGCTTCCCCGCGAAACGCGCAATTATGTGCCTAAGTTTATCGCTGCGGCGTTAATTCATAGAGAGCCGCAACGCTATGGATTCACTGATATCGACTATCAAGAGCCCCTAGCCTATGACCGCTTTGAAGTGACAAAGCCTGTGAGCTTGATCAAGTTGGCAAAAAATATCGATGTTCCTTATAAAACATTAAAGGCGTTAAATCCGAGCTTTCGAACAGATTATGTTCCTATTTATGGATCTCGACCGCAGCTGATTCGAGTGCCTACGGGGCAGCGAGATTTAGCTCTCGCGCAAATAGATAACAGCTACAGCAAAAAGCCGTCTTATGTATCTCGTGATTATTTTTACTATCGCGTACGTCGCGGAGATACCCTTTCTGAAATTGCCCAACGCCATCGTACGAGGATATCCACACTTCGACGGCTTAACGATTTGGGTCGGCGCTCCTTTCTTAGAGTGGGACAAAAGCTGAAGGTGCCGGTAGCCGGTGGAGTACAGGTGGCAGCGAACGATTCTGGTGATGAAGCACCGGTCAAGGAGACGGCGCAAAGGGCCGCGAGTATTGAAACCTCCTCTGACGGAACTCACCGGGTGCGACGAGGCGAGAATCTCACGTTGATTGCCAGAAAATATGGAATGAGTGTGAGTGAATTAAGAAGCCTTAATGGTTTAGGGCGCCGGTCGATGCTTAGGGTGGGGCAGAAATTGAAGGTTTCAGGAGAAGGCTCATCCTCACTGCGAGTTCACGTGGTTCGACGGGGTGAAAATCTGTCTTTGATTGCTCAGAAGTACGGCACATCGGTACGAGCTTTGGCGCAAGTTAACTCGCTTGAGAATCGCTCACGCATTTTCGCGGGCAAAAAGTTATATATTCCTCATTAAATAAAAAAAACCCGCCAGGGTGTTTCCTAGGCGGGCTGCAGGGATAAGATCTTCGAGGTTTCCCAAATAAATCCCCAAAAGCCCATTCGAACCTTTGGCAGCTGGCTGGCATGGCATAAGCCGAAGCCCCTGTAGCTTTGCGTCCCGTGGTTTCCGCACGGTTTGCCCCTACAAAGGAAGAACACTCGAAGGAAAGTCCATAATACGACCTCCTTGTTAGCGAATGTTAATCTCGTTAGTAAGGTCTTCTCATATAAGAGAAGTTTAGAATCTCGCGTGT
Proteins encoded:
- a CDS encoding transglycosylase SLT domain-containing protein, which gives rise to MFRSFACVIFFILSVAEAQPHKVTLTEADQWPQPRWMHDGSSSVTGPVRILYLAKKAESEEKFKTCLSQLSKAEKRFQNIQPWIAHLRLQCGRLEVKKDSESLRNLWETTEWVRQNPQWLTGSPYSASLREEYLEGLMSVAEGYAQSTPERAWTAVENLLALFEFLSTSEKAKILKLAGDVAQQLKNPRGALAYYQRSLDQEYETALAVKVQSLRKKLLIPEVPSSSDGQPSMTADASTPAEKELAQLLERMKKWGRKGDHVAAIVDGVRLLRQYPASPQAEIASNQVSESLKVVVKGGAQSKIEKVLRELKKCDGDNLNRWALRLFAQREYELAEKLAEASAEKLETAGQGARTLLLIAKGFVTEGEYNQAIKIYTRISDNYPGKDWAHEARYRLGLVKFRQQKYDEAKPLFEGYLANPNREEFRLSAMHWLWRSELELKSEKAATVAQQLVKEYPLTYYGLRARAELNGGQLEWSDETHAPLKAEMWLTDSEQQSFDRFKLLLQAGWLKAAQTELRSLPDPLSAEERLLRARLFAASMDYFTAIQWTQKSWEDNPGLRVKRFLPLVFPKEFSNLVETQSEKYEVEPLLVYGLIKQESSFRTNAISPARAMGLMQLMPGTARDVARYNRTGSVQLPDDMFDPEKNVYFGTSYLKRMIRAFDGHVPLALAAYNVGIGNMRRFLRGRDELSELGKKQTSHYLHEVWVDELPWEETSFYVKAIMRNLLVYRMLEQNSVGLADPLWAPVVMQTPLEASHPNDAKPKPGP
- a CDS encoding LysM peptidoglycan-binding domain-containing protein, whose amino-acid sequence is MAVWLKYAAPLVAASVGLSGCSTFRQAKTGNDDREVEIRHEFYQQNPQAEEQEVTGQAASIPLVVNPKVNQWINYFQGRGRPHMERYLRRSSRYLPKMKSVLRERGLPEELVYVPLIESGFNPVAHSHASAVGYWQFIRSTGKRYNLRIDGYVDERRDFVMSTEAAANYFSALYSLFGDWYLALAAYNTGENRVKRATMRYHTRDFWELAEGRRLPRETRNYVPKFIAAALIHREPQRYGFTDIDYQEPLAYDRFEVTKPVSLIKLAKNIDVPYKTLKALNPSFRTDYVPIYGSRPQLIRVPTGQRDLALAQIDNSYSKKPSYVSRDYFYYRVRRGDTLSEIAQRHRTRISTLRRLNDLGRRSFLRVGQKLKVPVAGGVQVAANDSGDEAPVKETAQRAASIETSSDGTHRVRRGENLTLIARKYGMSVSELRSLNGLGRRSMLRVGQKLKVSGEGSSSLRVHVVRRGENLSLIAQKYGTSVRALAQVNSLENRSRIFAGKKLYIPH